The Stappia sp. genome window below encodes:
- a CDS encoding ABC transporter permease codes for MSALPAYASTGQRVWHYTFRTICGVIFFFLIFPILVIVPLSFNAENFFTFTPEMLALNPEGYSLKHYEDFFTNPDWQVALKNSFAIAPVATILATALGTLAAIGLSQSHVPYRSAIMAILISPMIVPLIISAAGMYFFYSRIGLQGTYLGVVLAHAALGTPFVIITVTATLVGFDRSLTRAAASLGANPVTTFFKVQMPLIIPGVVSGALFAFITSFDEVVVVLFLGSAGQKTLPWQMFTGLREQISPTILAVASLMVFISIILLTVLEFLRRRSERLRGLTPS; via the coding sequence CGCACGATCTGTGGGGTGATCTTCTTCTTCCTGATCTTCCCGATCCTGGTGATCGTGCCGCTCAGCTTCAACGCGGAGAACTTCTTCACCTTCACGCCGGAGATGCTGGCGCTCAATCCGGAGGGCTATTCGCTCAAGCACTACGAGGACTTCTTCACCAATCCGGACTGGCAGGTGGCGCTGAAGAATTCCTTCGCCATCGCGCCGGTGGCGACGATCCTCGCCACCGCGCTCGGCACGCTGGCGGCCATCGGCCTGTCGCAGTCGCATGTGCCCTATCGCTCGGCGATCATGGCGATCCTGATCTCGCCGATGATCGTGCCGCTGATCATCTCGGCCGCCGGCATGTATTTCTTCTACTCGCGCATCGGCCTGCAGGGCACCTATCTGGGCGTCGTGCTGGCCCATGCCGCGCTCGGCACGCCCTTCGTGATCATCACGGTGACGGCGACGCTGGTCGGCTTCGACCGGAGCCTGACGCGCGCGGCGGCGAGCCTTGGGGCCAATCCGGTCACCACCTTCTTCAAGGTGCAGATGCCGCTGATCATTCCGGGCGTGGTGTCCGGCGCGCTGTTCGCCTTCATCACCTCCTTCGACGAGGTGGTGGTGGTGCTCTTCCTCGGGTCGGCCGGCCAGAAGACCCTGCCCTGGCAGATGTTCACGGGCCTGCGCGAACAGATCTCGCCGACGATCCTCGCCGTCGCCTCGCTGATGGTGTTCATCTCGATCATCCTGCTGACGGTTCTGGAGTTCCTGCGCCGGCGCTCCGAACGCCTGCGCGGCCTGACGCCGTCCTGA